CCCCGGCTCAACCATCATTCTCGACTCCGGCTCCACCGCTCTGGCGCTGGCCCGCCAACTGGCAGGCCAGCGCATCACGGTGATCGCGCTCGACCTACCCGCCGCGCAGGCCGCCGCCGCCGGGCAGACAGAGGTCCTGCTGGCCGGAGGGCGCGTGCGCAACGGATTGTACAGCCTGGTTGGCCCGTGGACCGAAGAAACCATGCGCGGACTCCACGGGGATCTCTTCTTCATGGGTGCGGATGCCGTGGACGACGACGAGGTTTCCAACAGCACCGTGGACGAGGCAGCGGTGAAGCGGCTGGCCATCCGGGCGGCGAGGGAAGTGATCCTGCTGGCGGACCACAGCAAGTTCGGGCGCAAGGCGCTGGCTCAAGTGTGCCGGCTCGACGAGTTGAGCGTCTTGGTGACGGACAGGGGTATCGGTCCACGCGAGGCAGTTCTCCGTGAGCGAGTCAGGAAGGTGGTGATCGTCTAGCCATGGAGCGTTTCGCCGACCTGTTTGGGACGCGCAAACCCGTGATCGCGATGGTGCACTTTCAGGCGCTCCCCGGCACCCCGCTGCACGATGACGTGGGAGGGATGAGCGCGCTGATCGGCCAGGCCAGGCAGGATCTGGTTGCCCTGCAATCGGCCGGCGTGGATGCGGTGATGTTCGGGAACGAGAACGACCGGCCGTATGAGCTGCGCGTGGACGTCGCCTCGACCGCTGCGATGGCCTATGCAATCGGACGGCTCCGCGACGAGATAAGGGTGCCGTTCGGCGTGGACGTGCTTTGGGATCCGCTCAGCACCCTGGCACTATCCGCGGCCACCGGCGCGCGGTTCGCCAGGGAGATCTTCACCGGTGTGTACGGCTCGGACATGGGGCTCTGGGAAGGCCGTGCCGCCGAGGCCCTGCGCTACGGGCGCCGGCTTGGGCGCAGTGACCTGTTCCTGCTCTACAACATATCCGCGGAGTTTGCCTCGCCCCTGGACAGCCGGACGGTGGCCGAGCGTGCGCGCAGCGCGGTCTTCTCGAGCGTGGCGGACGCTATTCTGGTCTCCGGGCCGATCACAGGCGAGGCGACTCCCCTGGAACACCTGCGCGAGGTCAAGCGCGTGCTTCCGGCCACGCCGGTTCTGGCCAACACCGGCGTTCGCCACGATAACGTCGCCGATGTCCTGGCGGTGGCCGACGGCTGCGTGGTTGGGACTGCGCTCAAGGTGAACGGCGACACGTGGAGCCCGGTGGATCCCGAACGGGCCAGGCAGTTCATGGAACTGGCGCGCGGGGTGCGCGCCCTCTCCTGAGATGATGACTCTGGGCGTGGACGTCGGCACGACCGCGTGCAAGGCGGTCCTGCTGGATGAGCACGCCCGGATCGTGGCGGAGGCCGAGCATCCCCACGATCTCGTCAACCTCCATCCCGGGTGGGCGGAGGAAGACCCCGAGGACTGGTGGCGGGGAGCGGTGGCCACGACACGGCAGGTCCTTGCCGGCCAGGACCCCTCCGGCGTGCGCGCCGTTGGGATCTCTGGTATGGTGCCTGCGCTGCTTCTGCTCGACGGGGATGGAAACCCAATCCGGCGCTCCATCCAGCAGAACGACGCGCGCGCGGTAGACGAGATCCGCTTCTGCAAAGAGCGTCTTCCCGAGGACGACTTGTTCCGGCGTACCGGCGCCACGTGGAACCAACAGGTGATTCCGCCCAAGCTGTGGTGGATCAGGCGGCACGAGCCCGAGGCCTGGCCGAAGATCCGCCGCATCTGCGGTTCCTACGAGCACCTGACGCAACGGCTGGCAGGGGCGACATACACGGAAGCCAACTGGGCGCTGGAATCGGGCATGTGGGATGCGCTGGAGGAGACCTGGTTCGCGCCGGTGCTCGACCTGGTTGACCTGCCGCCTGGGGTGCTCGCGCCCGTACGGCGCGCGCACGAGATCGTCGGCGAGGTGACCGGCCGCGCGGCGCGGGAGACCGGCGTGCGGGCAGGAACCCCGGTCGTGGCCGGCAGCGCAGACCACATCGCGGCGGCGCTGGCCGCAGGCCTGGCCGCCGGGGGCGAGGCGGTGTTGAAGTTCGGCGGCGCAGGGGATTTCCTCTACGCGGTGGACGGATTCCGGCCCCTGCGCGAGATGTTCATAGACTACCACGACCTGCCGGGCCTCTTCGTTATCAACGGCTGCATGGCAACCTCGGGGAGCCTGGTGAAGTGGTTCAGGGACCGGTTCCATGCCGGCGCCTCGTACGCAGACCTCGACCTGGCCGCGTCGAGGATCCCGCCGGGGAGCGACGGCCTCGTGCTGCTGCCCTATTTCCTCGGCGAGAAGACGCCCCTGCACGACCCCGAGGCGCGCGGCACCGTCCTGGGGCTGACACTGTCTCACACTCCTGCCCACATCTACCGCGCAATTCTAGAGGGCGTGGCCTTCGCGTTCCGTCACCACGTGGAGGTACTGGAGGCCGCGGGCCACCCGGTCGCGCGGTTCTACGTCATGGACGGCGGCGCGCGCAGCGCGCTTTGGCGCCAGATCACCGCATCGGTCCTGGGGAGGGAGGTGTGTCACCTGGAGGGCGGCCACGCGGGCAGCGCGTACGGCGTGGCCTTCGTGGCGGGTGTGGCCGCGGGTCTGTGGCCGTGGGAGCGGGTCAGGGATCAGGTCAGGATCGCCGGGATAACCCAGCCGGACGCCGCAGCCGTGCCCGTATACGCGGAGATCTACGGGACATACCGAGATACCTATCGCAGGCTGAAGGACCTCTACCCGAAGCTGAGGAGGGAGCACGTTGTTGGGGCTTGAGGCACTCGTGACAGGAGCCGCGTCGGGCATAGGCCGGGCGATTGCCCTCCGGCTCGCCCGCGAGGGGGCGCGCGTATGGGTGACGGACGTAGACGCGGAGGCCGCCGCGCGCGTAGGGGCGGAGATTACCGCGTCCGGCGGCGATGCGACCGCTCGTATCCTTGATGTTACGAGCCGCTCCGATCTGGAGCGCGTCGCGGAGGAAGTCTACGCCGCCGCCGGCCGGCTCGACCTGCTGATAGTCAACGCGGGAGTCTCGACCATGAACCACTTCCTGGATCTGACCGAAGAGGAGTGGGACCTCAACTTCGGCGTCAACGTCAGGGGCGCGTTCCTCACCATGCAGACCTTCGCAAGGCGGATGGTGGGACAGGGGCCGATTCCGGGCAGGGAACTGCGCGGCAAGATCGTGCTCACGGCATCCATGGCCGCGCGGCGCGCTGCGCCATTGTTGGCGCACTACTCGGCCTCCAAGTTCGCCGCCCTAGGTCTGATGCAGGCCGCGGCCCGGGAACTGGCGCCCCACCGTATCACCGTGAACGCGGTCAACCCCGGCTACGTCAGAACCGCGATGCAGGATCGCGAGGTGGCCTGGGAAGCGCGGCTGCGGGGCGCCGACCCCGACGAGGTGGTCCGCGACTACCTGAAGGACACGCCCCTGGGGCGGCTGGAGACCCCTGAGGACGTGGCTGGAGTCGTGGCGTTCCTGTGCGGGCCCGACGCCGATTTCATTACCGGAGAAGCCATCGAGGTGAACGGGGGCGCGTGGATCGCCTGAACGCGGGCGCGCGCCCGGACTGCACGTCGCACTCGAAAGAACAAACGCACGCGATGGGAGGTGCAAGGGATGACGGTGTGGAGAGCAACATGGCTCATCCTGGTGGTTGCCCTCGTGGTTGCGCTGCTGCCGCTGTCAAGCAGCGTGGCACAGCCGAGGCCAACCCTGAACCTCGTCTCGATGTCGGACCGCTTCTCCGGCGCGCTCACCCGGATGGCGCCGGAGTTCGAACGGGAGACCGGCATCAAGGTCAACGTCACGATCCAGAGCTACGCCGAGCTGTACTCCCGGGCCATCGCGGACTTCGTGGGCCGCACTGGGGGAGCCGACCTCTATACGGTGGACATCGTCTGGACCGGGGAGTGGGGGGAGAACGGCTACCTGTTGGACCTGACCCCCATGATCCAGCGCGACCGCGCCGCGATCGCCTACGATGATGTCTTCCCGTCGGTGTGGAAGTTGGGCGGCTGGCAGGGCAAGCAGTACGCCTTTCCCCTCGCCGCCTACGCGGGCGTGCTCGCCTATAACAAGAAGGTCCTCACGGACGCGGGCATCAAGCCGCCGCGGAGCGTGCCCGAGTTCGCAATGGCCATCCAGAAGCTCACCGGCGACGGGCGCTATGGCATCGTCATGAACGGCGCCAGGGGGGCACCGTGTGCGCAGGACTGGATGTACCATATGTTGATACACGGCGGCAGTATCCTGGACAAGGAGGGGATGCCCGCCCTCAACACCCCGGTCAACGTGCGCGCCCTCACGTTCTTCGCGGACATGTTCAAGTACGCGCCGCCGGGCGCCACCAGCTACGCCTGGGGTGACCGCGAGCTGGCGTTCCGCAGCGGGGTGGCCATGATGCAGATCGCCTGGTCCACCGGCGTCCGGGCCCATCGCGATCCCTCGATGTCCAAGGTGGCCACGATCAGCGACATCACGACTCTGCCCCAGGCCGCGGGCGCTCCCACACGCTACCCGCTGGGCGGATGGAGCATTGGCATCAACCGCGACTCCCGCAACAAGGAGGCGGCCTGGCAGTTCATCAAGTGGATCACCTCGCAGCGCATGCGGCGGGAGTTCGTGCGCCTGGGCGGTGAACCCATCCGCCGCAGCGAGACGTCGGACTCCACGCTCCTGGCGGAGTTCCCGTGGTTTGCGATGGTGGGCAAGTCCTTTGAGAATGCCGACGGCGATTTCCGGCCACGCATCCGGCAGTACCCGCGGATCCAGGACATCCTGGGTCTTGAGGTCAACCTGGTCATAACCGGCCAGAAGTCCCCTAAGGCAGCTCTGGACGACGCTCAGGCCAAGGCGATGCCGCTGTTTGGGCGGTAGAACAAGGTGGGCGAGTACACCGGAGCGACCGCGGACCGCTCGGCAGTAGCGGCCGCGCGCCCGGTGGAGAAGTGGCTGAAGCGGCTGGGGTTGCTCCCCTGGGCAGCCCCAGCCCTTCTGTTCATGCTGTGCTTTGCTTTCTACCCTCTGGGCTACTCTTTGTATATCTCCTTCTTCAACTACAGCCTGACGGATCCGACCCAGGCTCAGAAGTTCACCGGGCTCGCCAATTACCTGAAGGCGTTCGCGGATCCGGCCTTCCGCATCGCCGCCTTGAACTCGGTGTTGTTCGTGACCCTGGCCGTGGGCATCCAGACGGTGCTCGGCCTGGCCATCGCCGTGCTGCTGAACCGCGACCGGCCAGGCGCCCCGCTGGTCCGCACGCTACTGCTGGCGCCGTTGACCCTCACGCCCATCGTCGTGGCGCTGGTCTGGAGAGCGTTGTACAACGCCGACTACGGGGTGTTCTCCTACTATCTGAAAGAGCTCGGTGTGCACATCGGGCGCGGTCCGATCGGCGAACCGTCCACGGCGCTCCTGGCCCTCGTCATAGTGGATGTCTGGCAGTGGACCCCGTTGGTGGCCTTGATGCTCCTCGCCGGTCTGCGCAGTCAGAGCGCCGATCTCTTTGAGGCGGCCCAGATTGACGGCGCCTCGGGGTGGCAGCAGTTCTGGTGCGTGGCCCTGCCCCTGCTGCGCCCGATTCTTATCGTCGCCCTGCTGATCCGGACCATGGACGTCTTCAAGCTTTTCGACTCGGTCTTCGTCGTCACGGGCGGAGGGCCCGGCTACGCCACCGAGGTGATGAACCACTACATCTTCAAGACCGGCCTGACCTTTTTCGACATGGGGTACGCGGCGGCGATGTCCAACCTGCTGCTGGTTCTCATCGGCCTGTTTACCGCCGCCTACTTCCGCGCCATCGGGCAGCTGGGGGTTACCCAATGAAGATGCGGCGGCGCCGGCGGGCGGCCGACGTGATCACATACGCGCTGCTTACCCTGATCTTGGGGTTCTTCCTTTTCCCGATCGTGTGGCTGCTCTTGACCTCGCTGAAGCCCGCACGCGACGCATTTGCGATCCCACCGGTGTGGGTCTTCCGTCCGATCCTGGATAACTTCCGTAACGTGTTCGCCATGGTGCCCGTCGCGGCATACTTGAAGAACAGCCTGACGATCGCGCTGGGGACAACGGCGCTGTCGCTGGTGCTCGGCGTGCCCGCCGGATACGGGCTCGCCCGCACCATGTCGCGCGCCGCCGGGAACTCCGCGCTCCTGATGCTGGCGATCCGCATGGCGCCGCCAGTGGCGCTGCTGATTCCGTTCTACCTAGTGATGCGGGACATGCGCC
Above is a genomic segment from Armatimonadota bacterium containing:
- a CDS encoding DeoR/GlpR transcriptional regulator: MDLPAERRQRILQLLEARGGLRTADLQQAIGVSVATIRRDLSDLAEQNLIERTHGGALQRALGTAHEPPFSVKSALMREEKERIAKGAARLVSPGSTIILDSGSTALALARQLAGQRITVIALDLPAAQAAAAGQTEVLLAGGRVRNGLYSLVGPWTEETMRGLHGDLFFMGADAVDDDEVSNSTVDEAAVKRLAIRAAREVILLADHSKFGRKALAQVCRLDELSVLVTDRGIGPREAVLRERVRKVVIV
- a CDS encoding BtpA/SgcQ family protein encodes the protein MERFADLFGTRKPVIAMVHFQALPGTPLHDDVGGMSALIGQARQDLVALQSAGVDAVMFGNENDRPYELRVDVASTAAMAYAIGRLRDEIRVPFGVDVLWDPLSTLALSAATGARFAREIFTGVYGSDMGLWEGRAAEALRYGRRLGRSDLFLLYNISAEFASPLDSRTVAERARSAVFSSVADAILVSGPITGEATPLEHLREVKRVLPATPVLANTGVRHDNVADVLAVADGCVVGTALKVNGDTWSPVDPERARQFMELARGVRALS
- a CDS encoding carbohydrate kinase, with amino-acid sequence MMTLGVDVGTTACKAVLLDEHARIVAEAEHPHDLVNLHPGWAEEDPEDWWRGAVATTRQVLAGQDPSGVRAVGISGMVPALLLLDGDGNPIRRSIQQNDARAVDEIRFCKERLPEDDLFRRTGATWNQQVIPPKLWWIRRHEPEAWPKIRRICGSYEHLTQRLAGATYTEANWALESGMWDALEETWFAPVLDLVDLPPGVLAPVRRAHEIVGEVTGRAARETGVRAGTPVVAGSADHIAAALAAGLAAGGEAVLKFGGAGDFLYAVDGFRPLREMFIDYHDLPGLFVINGCMATSGSLVKWFRDRFHAGASYADLDLAASRIPPGSDGLVLLPYFLGEKTPLHDPEARGTVLGLTLSHTPAHIYRAILEGVAFAFRHHVEVLEAAGHPVARFYVMDGGARSALWRQITASVLGREVCHLEGGHAGSAYGVAFVAGVAAGLWPWERVRDQVRIAGITQPDAAAVPVYAEIYGTYRDTYRRLKDLYPKLRREHVVGA
- a CDS encoding SDR family oxidoreductase — encoded protein: MLGLEALVTGAASGIGRAIALRLAREGARVWVTDVDAEAAARVGAEITASGGDATARILDVTSRSDLERVAEEVYAAAGRLDLLIVNAGVSTMNHFLDLTEEEWDLNFGVNVRGAFLTMQTFARRMVGQGPIPGRELRGKIVLTASMAARRAAPLLAHYSASKFAALGLMQAAARELAPHRITVNAVNPGYVRTAMQDREVAWEARLRGADPDEVVRDYLKDTPLGRLETPEDVAGVVAFLCGPDADFITGEAIEVNGGAWIA
- a CDS encoding sugar ABC transporter substrate-binding protein, with translation MTVWRATWLILVVALVVALLPLSSSVAQPRPTLNLVSMSDRFSGALTRMAPEFERETGIKVNVTIQSYAELYSRAIADFVGRTGGADLYTVDIVWTGEWGENGYLLDLTPMIQRDRAAIAYDDVFPSVWKLGGWQGKQYAFPLAAYAGVLAYNKKVLTDAGIKPPRSVPEFAMAIQKLTGDGRYGIVMNGARGAPCAQDWMYHMLIHGGSILDKEGMPALNTPVNVRALTFFADMFKYAPPGATSYAWGDRELAFRSGVAMMQIAWSTGVRAHRDPSMSKVATISDITTLPQAAGAPTRYPLGGWSIGINRDSRNKEAAWQFIKWITSQRMRREFVRLGGEPIRRSETSDSTLLAEFPWFAMVGKSFENADGDFRPRIRQYPRIQDILGLEVNLVITGQKSPKAALDDAQAKAMPLFGR
- a CDS encoding sugar ABC transporter permease gives rise to the protein MGEYTGATADRSAVAAARPVEKWLKRLGLLPWAAPALLFMLCFAFYPLGYSLYISFFNYSLTDPTQAQKFTGLANYLKAFADPAFRIAALNSVLFVTLAVGIQTVLGLAIAVLLNRDRPGAPLVRTLLLAPLTLTPIVVALVWRALYNADYGVFSYYLKELGVHIGRGPIGEPSTALLALVIVDVWQWTPLVALMLLAGLRSQSADLFEAAQIDGASGWQQFWCVALPLLRPILIVALLIRTMDVFKLFDSVFVVTGGGPGYATEVMNHYIFKTGLTFFDMGYAAAMSNLLLVLIGLFTAAYFRAIGQLGVTQ